One genomic region from Fusobacterium russii ATCC 25533 encodes:
- a CDS encoding MBL fold metallo-hydrolase, with the protein MVYYIYHSAFAVELEKNILIFDFYKIPENKKMKENDFYERFVKREDKQVFVFSTHSHSDHFNPKILEWEKLNNRIIYILSDDIKISASPKNTYFTKEGDELEISYKLGNNLENEKIKVYTFGSTDLGSSFYINIEDKNIFHAGDLHFWHWEDDTESEERAMKNAYLEQLNKIKTLPKIDIAFTAVDPRLGVNVYEGVELFWDLLKPKIIIPMHFSDDYSAMKTFKEKFKAEKVKIIEIDDSMKEIME; encoded by the coding sequence ATGGTTTACTATATTTATCATAGTGCCTTTGCAGTAGAATTAGAGAAAAATATATTGATTTTTGATTTCTATAAAATTCCGGAAAATAAAAAAATGAAGGAAAATGACTTCTATGAAAGATTCGTTAAAAGAGAAGATAAGCAAGTTTTTGTCTTTTCTACACATAGTCATTCAGATCATTTTAACCCTAAAATTTTAGAATGGGAAAAATTAAATAATAGAATAATTTATATATTAAGTGATGATATAAAAATATCTGCAAGCCCTAAGAATACTTATTTTACTAAAGAAGGGGACGAACTGGAAATTTCCTACAAGCTAGGAAATAATCTTGAAAATGAAAAAATTAAAGTATATACTTTCGGCTCAACAGATTTGGGCTCTTCTTTTTATATAAATATTGAAGATAAAAATATATTTCATGCAGGAGATTTACATTTCTGGCACTGGGAAGATGATACGGAAAGTGAAGAGAGAGCAATGAAAAATGCTTATCTTGAACAGCTTAACAAGATTAAGACTTTGCCTAAAATAGATATTGCTTTTACAGCTGTTGATCCTAGGCTAGGTGTAAATGTATATGAGGGAGTGGAGCTTTTTTGGGATTTATTAAAGCCTAAAATAATAATTCCAATGCATTTTAGTGATGATTATTCCGCTATGAAAACTTTTAAAGAAAAATTCAAAGCCGAAAAAGTAAAAATAATAGAGATAGATGATTCAATGAAAGAAATAATGGAGTGA
- a CDS encoding DEAD/DEAH box helicase — MSNFYQLLKLEDNFVIQVLNENKEVIENYENLENNQINNYLKMIKNDDFLISWEDERKKELVLDEELLSLLLESENFITEDFRKISKKNVKEVFLIASNSSENSDEVVINIETEDMFFSKDMLVAEHLYYDGCFYKLEIIDNDFYKLEDLFVKIQKYELESFLTLVLKNYKNLSLRYEDFETVEGSRKEAIPQIIIEKISLDNSLYIRVNSIISTMDYDFFQEHKLDRIVTVNELDKKIHISKINMKNLSENIEELIKVLTKLQKRINKRALYYLDDEGLLILQEDLAKEFVKKELLQLASKYNIIGTDRLRKYNIKAVKPKIIGNFSYNIDYFEGDIEIDIDGEKISIQKLLDSYKKEDYIVLSDGTNALINRKYIEKLQRIFKKDDENIKVSFFDIPLIEELIENKIFSGEFINKKDFFEGLNYLNNYDEKLPKINATLRDYQKYGYKWLSYLVSNNLGACLADDMGLGKTLQAIALLSKIHEKKNKKTIVIMPKSLIYNWENEILKFAPKLNAKIYYGTNRDLKVFKEAQVILTTYGTVRNDIKKIMKIDFDLVILDESQNIKNLSSQTTKAVMLLKAKNRVALSGTPIENNLLELYSLFRFLNPSMFGTVQDFNEKYILPIQKYGDEEAIKELKRKIYPFILRRVKKEVLKDLPEKIEKVLYIDMNPEHKRYYEERRQYYYNVLNENMKRDGLEKSKFFILQALNELRHITSSPEIKNTKISSSKKELLIENVVEAIENGHKVLIFANYLSSIESICESLERNNIKYLKMTGQTKDRQQIVDRFQNNNRYKVFVMTLKTGGIGLNLTSADKIFIYDPWWNKTVENQATDRAYRMGQDKTVFSYKLILKDSIEEKILKLQEMKSKLLEDLISADNLSTKNLSKNDIEFILGK; from the coding sequence ATGTCAAATTTTTATCAACTTTTAAAACTTGAAGATAATTTTGTAATTCAGGTTTTAAATGAAAATAAAGAAGTAATAGAAAACTATGAAAATTTAGAAAATAACCAAATAAATAATTACCTAAAGATGATTAAGAATGATGATTTTCTTATATCTTGGGAAGATGAAAGAAAAAAAGAATTAGTTCTTGATGAGGAGCTTTTAAGCTTATTGTTAGAAAGTGAAAATTTTATAACAGAAGATTTCAGAAAGATTTCTAAAAAAAATGTGAAAGAGGTCTTTTTAATAGCGAGCAACAGTAGTGAAAATAGTGATGAAGTAGTTATAAATATTGAAACTGAAGATATGTTCTTTTCTAAAGATATGCTTGTGGCAGAACATCTTTATTATGATGGCTGTTTTTATAAGTTGGAAATAATAGATAACGACTTTTATAAATTGGAAGACTTATTTGTAAAAATTCAAAAATATGAGCTTGAAAGTTTTTTAACTTTAGTTTTGAAAAATTATAAAAATTTAAGTTTAAGATACGAGGACTTTGAAACAGTTGAAGGCAGTAGAAAAGAAGCAATACCACAGATAATAATTGAAAAGATTTCTTTGGATAACAGTCTGTATATAAGAGTAAACTCAATAATTTCAACTATGGATTATGATTTTTTTCAGGAACATAAGCTTGATAGGATAGTTACGGTGAATGAACTTGATAAAAAGATTCATATTTCTAAAATAAATATGAAAAATTTATCTGAAAATATTGAAGAGCTGATAAAGGTTTTAACAAAGTTACAGAAGAGAATAAATAAAAGAGCATTATATTATCTTGATGATGAGGGGCTTTTGATACTTCAAGAGGATTTGGCAAAAGAGTTTGTGAAAAAGGAATTATTACAGCTTGCATCTAAGTATAATATAATTGGAACTGACAGATTAAGAAAATATAATATAAAGGCAGTAAAACCTAAAATAATAGGAAATTTCAGCTATAATATAGACTATTTTGAAGGAGATATAGAAATAGATATAGATGGAGAAAAAATTAGTATACAGAAACTTTTAGACAGCTATAAAAAAGAAGATTATATAGTTTTAAGTGACGGAACAAATGCACTTATAAATAGAAAGTATATAGAAAAGTTACAGAGAATATTCAAAAAAGATGATGAAAATATAAAAGTTTCCTTTTTTGATATACCCTTGATTGAAGAACTTATAGAAAACAAAATTTTTTCTGGAGAATTTATAAATAAGAAGGATTTTTTTGAAGGTTTAAATTATCTAAATAACTATGATGAGAAATTGCCTAAGATAAATGCGACTTTGAGGGATTATCAGAAATATGGCTATAAATGGCTAAGTTATCTGGTGAGTAATAATCTCGGTGCCTGCCTTGCAGACGATATGGGACTTGGAAAGACATTACAGGCAATAGCTTTACTTTCTAAGATACATGAAAAGAAAAATAAAAAAACGATAGTTATTATGCCAAAGAGCTTGATTTATAACTGGGAAAATGAAATTTTAAAATTTGCTCCTAAATTGAATGCAAAAATTTACTACGGAACTAACAGAGATTTGAAAGTATTTAAGGAAGCACAAGTCATTTTAACAACCTATGGAACGGTTAGAAATGATATAAAAAAAATTATGAAGATAGATTTTGACCTTGTTATACTGGATGAATCACAGAATATTAAGAATTTGAGTTCTCAGACAACTAAGGCGGTAATGCTGTTGAAAGCAAAGAATAGAGTTGCTTTAAGTGGCACACCTATAGAAAACAATTTGCTGGAGCTTTACTCTTTATTTAGATTTCTTAACCCTTCAATGTTCGGCACAGTTCAAGACTTTAACGAAAAATATATCTTACCAATCCAAAAATATGGTGATGAGGAAGCAATTAAAGAATTGAAAAGGAAGATATATCCTTTTATTTTAAGAAGAGTTAAGAAAGAAGTTCTAAAAGATTTACCGGAAAAAATAGAAAAAGTTTTATACATAGATATGAATCCGGAACATAAGAGATATTACGAGGAGAGAAGACAATATTATTACAATGTATTAAATGAAAATATGAAAAGAGATGGCTTGGAAAAAAGTAAATTTTTCATATTGCAGGCATTAAATGAATTAAGACATATAACAAGCTCGCCGGAGATAAAGAACACAAAAATCTCTTCAAGTAAAAAAGAGCTTTTAATAGAAAATGTTGTAGAAGCAATAGAAAATGGGCATAAAGTATTAATATTTGCAAATTACTTATCATCAATTGAAAGTATATGTGAGTCTTTAGAGAGAAATAATATAAAATACCTAAAAATGACCGGGCAAACAAAAGATAGACAGCAGATAGTGGACAGATTTCAAAATAACAACAGATATAAGGTTTTTGTAATGACTTTAAAAACAGGAGGTATAGGGCTTAATTTGACTTCAGCTGATAAAATATTTATATATGATCCTTGGTGGAATAAAACTGTTGAAAATCAGGCAACGGATAGAGCATATAGAATGGGGCAGGATAAGACAGTGTTTTCATATAAGTTAATCCTGAAAGATAGTATAGAAGAGAAGATATTGAAATTACAGGAGATGAAAAGCAAGCTTTTAGAGGATTTAATTTCAGCAGATAATTTGAGTACGAAAAATTTATCCAAAAATGATATTGAATTTATTTTGGGAAAGTAG
- the dnaE gene encoding DNA polymerase III subunit alpha produces MMDNFVHLHLHTEYSLMDGVSSVEKYLEKAKNLGMKAIAVTDYCNMFCAIEFYKKAKALDIKPIIGLEIAIMANENNYEKKTFSLVLLAKNYEGYKNLVKITSEAYRNIDHNRLKISKEILRKYSSNLIALSSSTEGELANAILLNKSDEELKSILNEYIDIYGKDNFFLEIQAIDSEEQRKINERLYDLSKQYEVEMLATNYVHYVNKGEHDLQDVVICIQNGTKIKDKNRKGIKSKDLYLKSELEMINSLDGKYQKAIENTAYVASLCNVEIKFGELQFPYYEVPKEYGNMDEYLKKICYTNLKKIYGEKITEEIVKRLDYELSIINRMGYSGYFIVVWDFINYAKRRNIPVGPGRGSAAGSLVSYALGITMVDPMKYNLLFERFLNPERISMPDIDIDICRERREELIDYVVQKYGREKVAHIITFGRMKAKAAIRDVGRVLDVNLKKIDNLAKLVSATLPLERTLKESVEVAKLYTSDIELQKVIDISIKLENKVRHSSTHAAGILITKENLDELIPIYLDEKEAVVATQYQMKELEELGLLKIDFLGLKNLSNIQRTLDYIKKDKNIDIDLYSIPLDDKKVYKALGKGDTTGVFQMEATGFRKILKRLKPDKFEDIVAMLSLYRPGPLKSGMVDDFLNAKNGLSEIKYPHPNLESILKETYGVILYQEQVMKIASYMANYSLGEADLLRRAMGKKNFEIMRENRNKFVKRSIENGYSKEKSEEIFDLIDKFAGYGFNKSHSVSYAMISYWTAYLKVNYPQYYYAAVLTSEIMEVEDVAYYFNDAKEHDIKIYSPNVNIPSSNFEVKGEGIVFSLAAIKNIGISLVEKICIDLKENGKYIDLEDFVLRNKKNGLNKRSLEALILSGALDELKGNRKEKFLSIDKVLDYCMKKFKLDEIQQMNLFGGAKRVIDSFNLEITEDYSIDEKLEKEREFLGFYLSSHPLDKYEKIISLYSLKKLSDYQKNDGEKIVSFGMISNFKRIITKREEKMALFNLHCYDEKISCIAFPKTYENSQREIMDKNTVYVEGKIQQDEFRGEIVEKLVINNIFLLTELIKNPKAKLYILIEPEDSSKYSRLKELLNSNKGSTKVIFAIRNKDSKSIKDMKQGVKLSVHFIDELINLMGIEKLKITL; encoded by the coding sequence ATTATGGATAATTTTGTTCATTTGCACTTACATACTGAATATAGCCTTATGGATGGGGTTAGCTCAGTTGAAAAATATCTTGAAAAAGCAAAAAACTTAGGGATGAAAGCTATTGCAGTTACAGATTACTGTAATATGTTCTGTGCTATAGAATTTTATAAAAAGGCAAAAGCTTTAGATATAAAGCCTATAATTGGCTTAGAAATTGCAATTATGGCAAATGAAAATAATTATGAAAAGAAAACCTTTTCGTTGGTTCTGCTTGCTAAAAATTATGAGGGCTATAAAAATCTTGTAAAAATTACTTCTGAAGCTTATAGAAATATTGATCATAACAGGCTTAAAATATCTAAAGAGATTTTAAGAAAATACAGCTCCAATCTAATAGCTCTCTCTTCATCCACAGAAGGAGAGTTAGCTAATGCAATTTTACTTAATAAATCAGATGAAGAGCTGAAATCTATCTTGAATGAATATATTGATATCTATGGAAAAGACAATTTTTTCTTAGAGATACAAGCCATAGATAGTGAAGAGCAGAGAAAAATTAATGAAAGATTATATGATTTATCAAAGCAATATGAAGTGGAAATGCTTGCAACAAATTATGTTCACTATGTAAATAAGGGAGAACATGACTTGCAAGATGTTGTTATCTGCATACAAAATGGAACTAAGATTAAAGATAAAAATAGAAAAGGCATAAAGTCTAAGGACTTATATCTAAAAAGTGAATTAGAAATGATAAATTCGCTTGATGGCAAATATCAAAAAGCTATTGAAAATACAGCTTATGTGGCTTCCTTATGTAATGTTGAGATAAAATTTGGAGAATTACAATTTCCATATTATGAAGTTCCTAAAGAGTATGGAAATATGGATGAATATTTAAAAAAAATATGCTATACAAATTTAAAAAAAATATATGGGGAAAAAATAACAGAAGAAATAGTAAAAAGATTGGATTATGAGTTATCAATAATCAATAGAATGGGATATTCAGGATATTTTATTGTAGTATGGGACTTTATAAATTATGCTAAGAGAAGAAATATTCCGGTTGGTCCGGGGAGAGGTTCAGCAGCAGGGAGTCTGGTTTCCTATGCCTTAGGAATTACTATGGTTGACCCTATGAAATACAACCTGCTTTTTGAAAGATTTTTAAATCCTGAAAGAATATCTATGCCCGATATAGATATAGATATATGTAGGGAGAGAAGAGAAGAACTTATAGATTATGTTGTTCAAAAATATGGTAGAGAAAAGGTTGCTCATATAATAACCTTCGGAAGGATGAAGGCAAAAGCTGCTATAAGAGATGTTGGTCGTGTCTTGGATGTGAATCTGAAAAAGATAGATAATCTGGCAAAATTAGTTTCTGCGACCTTGCCATTAGAAAGAACCTTAAAGGAGAGTGTCGAAGTTGCAAAGCTTTATACCAGTGATATAGAGCTTCAAAAAGTTATAGATATATCAATTAAGCTTGAAAATAAAGTAAGACATAGCTCTACCCATGCAGCAGGAATACTTATAACAAAGGAAAATTTAGATGAACTTATTCCAATATATTTGGATGAAAAAGAGGCTGTAGTTGCCACTCAATATCAGATGAAAGAACTGGAGGAGCTGGGGCTATTAAAAATAGATTTTTTAGGGCTGAAAAATTTATCTAATATTCAAAGAACATTGGACTATATAAAGAAAGATAAAAATATAGATATAGATTTGTACTCCATTCCTCTTGATGACAAGAAAGTATATAAAGCACTTGGAAAGGGAGATACAACTGGAGTTTTTCAAATGGAAGCAACGGGCTTTAGAAAAATTTTGAAAAGATTAAAGCCGGATAAATTTGAAGATATAGTGGCAATGCTTTCTCTATATAGACCGGGGCCTTTAAAATCAGGAATGGTAGATGATTTTTTAAATGCAAAAAACGGTTTGAGTGAAATAAAATATCCTCATCCAAATTTAGAATCAATTCTAAAGGAAACTTATGGAGTTATTCTATATCAAGAACAGGTAATGAAAATAGCAAGCTATATGGCAAATTATAGCTTGGGAGAAGCGGATCTTTTGAGAAGAGCCATGGGAAAGAAAAATTTTGAAATAATGAGGGAAAATAGAAATAAATTTGTTAAACGTTCCATAGAAAATGGCTATTCAAAAGAAAAATCAGAGGAGATTTTCGATTTAATTGATAAATTTGCTGGCTATGGTTTTAATAAATCGCATTCTGTATCCTATGCAATGATTTCTTATTGGACAGCTTATTTAAAGGTTAATTACCCGCAATATTATTATGCAGCAGTACTGACATCAGAAATAATGGAAGTTGAAGATGTTGCCTATTACTTTAATGACGCAAAAGAACATGATATAAAAATTTACTCGCCAAATGTAAATATTCCAAGCTCAAACTTTGAAGTAAAAGGAGAGGGAATAGTATTTTCGCTTGCAGCTATAAAAAATATAGGTATAAGTTTGGTTGAAAAAATATGCATAGACTTAAAAGAGAATGGTAAATACATAGACCTTGAAGACTTTGTTTTGAGAAATAAGAAAAATGGACTTAATAAAAGATCATTGGAGGCTTTGATATTGTCAGGTGCATTGGACGAGCTTAAAGGAAATAGGAAAGAAAAATTTTTATCTATAGATAAAGTTTTAGATTATTGTATGAAAAAATTTAAACTTGATGAAATTCAACAGATGAATTTATTTGGTGGTGCTAAAAGAGTCATAGACAGTTTCAACTTGGAAATAACTGAAGATTATTCTATAGATGAAAAATTAGAAAAAGAAAGAGAATTTTTAGGTTTCTACCTATCATCTCATCCTTTGGATAAATATGAAAAAATTATAAGCTTATACTCTTTAAAAAAATTATCTGACTATCAAAAAAATGATGGAGAAAAAATTGTAAGTTTTGGAATGATAAGTAATTTTAAAAGAATAATTACAAAAAGGGAAGAAAAAATGGCACTTTTTAATTTACATTGCTATGATGAAAAAATTTCTTGTATAGCTTTTCCAAAAACTTATGAAAATTCTCAAAGGGAAATAATGGATAAAAATACCGTCTATGTTGAGGGTAAGATTCAACAGGATGAGTTTAGAGGAGAAATTGTAGAAAAGCTGGTTATAAATAATATATTTTTATTAACTGAACTTATAAAAAATCCAAAGGCTAAACTATATATTCTAATAGAACCGGAAGACAGTTCTAAATATAGTAGATTGAAAGAACTGTTAAATTCCAATAAGGGTAGCACAAAGGTTATTTTTGCAATTAGAAATAAAGATAGCAAAAGTATTAAAGATATGAAACAGGGTGTTAAGCTCAGTGTACATTTTATAGACGAGCTAATAAATTTGATGGGAATAGAAAAACTTAAAATAACACTTTAA
- a CDS encoding Asp23/Gls24 family envelope stress response protein translates to MSELGNIRISDEVVKTLVAKVAVEVEGVYKLAGGVVDEVSKMLGKKRLTNGVKVEVGEKECSIEVYIVVEYGYRIPEVAEEVQKAVLESVSNLSGLKVVEVNVYVQNIKVHEEPEMEEEIIGE, encoded by the coding sequence ATGTCAGAATTAGGAAATATAAGAATTTCAGATGAAGTGGTAAAAACTCTAGTAGCAAAGGTAGCTGTGGAAGTAGAAGGAGTTTATAAATTAGCTGGAGGAGTTGTAGATGAAGTTAGTAAAATGCTAGGTAAGAAAAGACTTACTAATGGTGTTAAGGTTGAAGTTGGAGAAAAAGAATGTAGCATAGAAGTTTATATTGTTGTTGAATATGGATATAGAATACCTGAAGTAGCTGAGGAAGTTCAAAAGGCAGTTTTAGAATCAGTATCTAATTTAAGTGGTTTAAAAGTTGTAGAAGTAAATGTTTATGTACAGAATATAAAAGTTCATGAAGAACCTGAAATGGAAGAAGAAATAATTGGTGAATAA
- the amaP gene encoding alkaline shock response membrane anchor protein AmaP, with protein MFKKFVFFLAWIGILTLSILGINFVLFPDQYIFSLPILTRISVFELKMITLSVSVLYLFLVLYRFISLFERKKEYEKVTPNGVVKISNATINNYVLDLLKKDREISNIKVSSERKGKKFYIYVKFEILEQLNVTNKIASVQNLIKEELGNNIGIEVKEVIVNVSGLSVQTNKFRDNYDGKETHSDNTEVI; from the coding sequence ATGTTTAAAAAATTTGTATTTTTTCTAGCTTGGATAGGAATACTTACTCTATCTATACTAGGGATAAATTTTGTACTTTTCCCAGATCAATATATTTTTAGCCTTCCAATCTTAACTAGGATTTCAGTATTTGAGCTAAAAATGATAACTTTATCTGTATCTGTACTTTATTTATTCTTAGTTCTATATAGATTTATTTCTTTGTTTGAAAGAAAAAAAGAATATGAGAAAGTTACTCCAAATGGAGTTGTTAAGATTTCAAATGCGACTATTAATAATTATGTATTGGATTTGTTGAAAAAAGATAGAGAAATATCAAATATAAAAGTTAGTAGTGAGAGAAAGGGTAAAAAATTTTATATCTATGTTAAATTTGAAATTTTAGAACAGTTAAATGTTACTAATAAGATAGCCTCAGTTCAAAATTTAATTAAAGAGGAATTAGGAAATAATATAGGAATAGAGGTAAAAGAAGTCATAGTAAATGTTTCAGGATTATCTGTTCAAACAAATAAGTTTAGAGATAATTATGATGGGAAAGAAACACATAGTGATAATACAGAGGTGATCTAA
- a CDS encoding DUF2273 domain-containing protein, whose translation MEYNILEILLEKIVNNWKKYFGCFLGFIAGTTIMKYGFLKALIIFFLAFIGYKLGDVSFSKRLKNTIIRKLEED comes from the coding sequence ATGGAATATAACATATTAGAAATATTGTTGGAAAAAATAGTTAATAATTGGAAGAAATATTTTGGTTGTTTTCTTGGATTTATAGCAGGAACTACTATAATGAAGTATGGCTTTTTAAAAGCACTAATAATATTTTTTCTAGCTTTTATTGGCTATAAACTTGGTGATGTTTCTTTTTCAAAAAGACTAAAAAATACTATTATACGTAAATTGGAAGAGGACTAA
- the nusB gene encoding transcription antitermination factor NusB produces the protein MEKDLEEQENKAKKGRRLAREELFKIVFEAEILNKDIEEVYSLYSEREEALKDQNGLEFLQTYTAGISANIILIKDEIKNNMENWELKRIGNIERSLLIISTYEILKEKIATEIIVNEAVELAKEYGDIKTYEFINGVLAKIIKKNR, from the coding sequence ATGGAGAAAGATTTAGAAGAGCAAGAAAACAAAGCAAAAAAAGGTCGTAGACTTGCTAGAGAAGAACTTTTTAAGATAGTTTTTGAAGCGGAAATTTTGAATAAGGATATAGAAGAGGTGTATTCTTTATATTCTGAAAGAGAGGAAGCTTTGAAAGATCAAAATGGATTGGAATTCTTGCAGACTTATACAGCAGGAATATCTGCTAATATTATTTTAATAAAAGATGAAATAAAAAATAATATGGAAAATTGGGAATTAAAAAGAATAGGTAATATTGAAAGAAGTCTTTTGATAATTTCTACCTATGAAATTCTAAAGGAAAAAATAGCAACTGAAATCATTGTAAATGAGGCAGTTGAGTTAGCTAAGGAATACGGAGATATAAAAACTTATGAATTTATAAATGGTGTCTTAGCAAAAATAATAAAGAAAAACAGATAG
- a CDS encoding YifB family Mg chelatase-like AAA ATPase: MNTKIYTCSYLGVEPYLIEVEVDISNGLPVFSIVGMGDTAIMESKHRVNAALKNSNYDLKPKKITINLSPAGVRKEGAQFDLPIAMGILIANGFIKDENEIIKKYLFIGELSLEGEVKGVKGVINSVILAKEKNYEGLIIPWENRNEASLIEGIKIVPVKTIKEVVKFIEEGKENYFEREEIKREENKFQDFSDVKAQYVAKRAMEISAAGGHNILLIGSPGSGKSMLAKRMTGILPEMTESEIIETTKIHSIAGELTESRPIVSQRPVRMPHHSTTLAAMVGGGKKIVPGEISLASGGILILDEMSEFPRTVLEALRQPLEDGTVSITRAMYRVEFKSNFILVGTSNPCPCGMLYENTCKCSNYEVEKYMRKLSGPILDRIDLVIEMKRLNEDELVNERKEESSADIKTRVIRARKIQALRYKSSKTNSKMTQEDLKKFCNINQDDKRFLVSALENLKISARAYDKVLKISRTIADLEGSKEINKRHLLEAISFRRK, translated from the coding sequence ATGAATACAAAAATTTATACTTGTAGTTATCTAGGTGTAGAACCTTATTTAATTGAAGTGGAAGTGGATATAAGTAATGGGCTTCCTGTATTCTCAATAGTAGGAATGGGAGATACAGCTATTATGGAGAGTAAACATAGGGTAAATGCTGCATTAAAAAATTCAAATTATGATCTAAAGCCAAAAAAAATAACAATAAACCTATCACCGGCAGGAGTAAGAAAAGAAGGAGCACAGTTTGATTTGCCCATTGCAATGGGAATACTTATAGCCAATGGATTTATAAAAGATGAGAATGAAATAATAAAAAAATATCTATTTATAGGGGAACTTTCTTTAGAAGGTGAAGTAAAGGGAGTTAAGGGAGTAATAAATTCAGTAATACTTGCAAAGGAAAAAAACTATGAAGGGCTTATTATACCTTGGGAGAATAGAAATGAAGCAAGTTTAATTGAGGGAATAAAAATTGTTCCGGTAAAAACAATAAAAGAAGTTGTTAAGTTTATAGAGGAAGGAAAAGAGAATTATTTTGAAAGAGAGGAAATAAAAAGAGAAGAGAATAAATTTCAGGATTTCTCAGATGTAAAAGCACAATATGTGGCAAAGAGAGCAATGGAAATTTCAGCTGCAGGAGGGCATAATATTTTGCTTATTGGCAGTCCTGGTTCTGGGAAATCAATGCTTGCCAAGAGAATGACAGGAATTTTGCCAGAGATGACAGAAAGTGAAATAATTGAAACAACTAAAATTCACAGTATAGCAGGAGAACTTACCGAGAGTAGACCAATAGTTTCCCAAAGACCTGTAAGAATGCCACATCATAGCACAACCTTAGCTGCTATGGTAGGCGGTGGGAAGAAAATAGTTCCCGGAGAAATAAGCCTAGCCAGTGGTGGAATATTAATTTTAGATGAAATGAGCGAGTTTCCAAGAACAGTTTTAGAAGCTTTAAGACAGCCTTTAGAAGATGGAACAGTAAGTATTACAAGAGCAATGTATAGAGTTGAGTTTAAAAGTAATTTTATTTTAGTAGGAACGAGTAATCCATGTCCTTGTGGAATGCTCTATGAAAACACTTGTAAATGTAGTAATTATGAAGTGGAAAAGTATATGAGGAAATTATCAGGTCCAATACTTGACAGGATAGATTTAGTTATAGAAATGAAAAGATTGAATGAAGATGAACTTGTAAATGAAAGAAAGGAAGAAAGTTCAGCTGATATAAAGACAAGAGTTATTAGAGCAAGAAAAATACAGGCTTTGAGATATAAAAGCAGTAAAACTAATTCTAAGATGACTCAGGAAGATTTAAAAAAATTTTGTAATATTAACCAAGATGATAAGAGATTTTTGGTATCCGCTTTGGAAAATTTAAAGATTTCAGCAAGAGCCTATGACAAAGTTTTAAAAATATCAAGGACAATAGCTGATTTAGAAGGTAGCAAGGAAATAAATAAAAGACATTTACTTGAAGCAATATCTTTTAGAAGAAAATAA